In Malus sylvestris chromosome 15, drMalSylv7.2, whole genome shotgun sequence, a single genomic region encodes these proteins:
- the LOC126604103 gene encoding vesicle-associated membrane protein 711-like, with protein sequence MAILYALVARGSVVLAEFSGTATNASTISRQILEKIPGDSDTHVSYSQDRYIFHVKRTDGLTVLCMADETAARRMPFAFLEDIHQRFVRTYGRAVHSAQAYGMNDEFSRVLSQQMEYYSNDPNADRINRLKGEMSQVRNVMIENIDKVLDRGDRLELLVDKTANMQDNTFRFRKQARRFRTSVWWKNVKLTVALIFLVLVVIYVVLAFVCHGLALPSCLK encoded by the exons ATGGCGATACTGTACGCGCTGGTAGCACGGGGATCGGTTGTGCTAGCGGAGTTCAGCGGCACGGCGACGAACGCGAGCACAATCTCCAGACAAATCCTCGAGAAGATCCCCGGCGACAGCGACACCCACGTCTCCTACTCTCAAGATCGCTACATCTTCCACGTCAAGCGCACCGATGGCCTCACCGTCCTCTGTATGGCCGACGAGACCGCCGCCC GGAGAATGCCCTTCGCTTTTCTGGAGGACATCCATCAGAGATTCGTGAGGACCTACGGCCGCGCTGTTCATTCGGCTCAGGCTTACGGCATGAACGATGagttttctagggttttgagCCAGCAGATGGAGTATTACTCCAATGATCCTAATGCCGATAGGATCAATCGACTCAAAGGCGAAATGAGCCAG GTGCGAAATGTGATGATTGAGAACATTGACAAAGTTTTGGATAGAGGGGATCGCTTGGAGTTGCTGGTTGATAAAACTGCTAATATGCAAGACAATACCTTCCGGTTCAGAAAGCAAGCTCGCCGTTTCAGAACCAGTGTGTGGTGGAAAAATGTTAAGCTCAC GGTTGCATTGATATTCCTTGTGCTAGTAGTAATTTATGTTGTGCTGGCTTTCGTTTGCCATGGCCTCGCACTACCCTCCTGTTTGAAGTAG
- the LOC126604099 gene encoding protein FAR1-RELATED SEQUENCE 6-like, translating to MEEVSLNTEPVFDEGDDYELEGDFTEHDHGTGETNRKRDPREPTVGLEFDSFDEAYDFYNLYGKEQGFGIRVSNSWFRSKKKERYRAKLSCSSAGFKKKSEANNPRPETRTGCPAMVVIRLVDSKRWRIVELELEHNHQVSPQIKRFYKSHKKMILAAKSAQPPPEPVTEVHTIKLYRTPVLDVGCSGYSNFSETEGLNSIDPSKHLELKEGDTHAVYNYFCRMKLTNPNFYYLMDLDDDGRLRNVFWADARSRAAYGYFCDTVAIDTTCLVNKYEIPLISFVGVNHHGQSVLLGCGFLGQELEENFVWMLRAWLKCMLGRPPQVFITDQCKPLQSAVSEVIPNARHCYCLWYIMQRVPEKLGGLRGYDEIKRQLHKAVYNSLKIAEFETSWAEMIKRHELGDNRWLQILYDDRQMWVPVYLKDTFLAGMIPIREQESSTAFFDGYVHKHTSFKEFVDKYDLALHRKRMKEVAADVESRSSSFELRTRCNFEEQLRNVYTKEIFRRFQLEVEGMYACFNTRQVNVTGSILTYIVKERVEVEGNEKEVRCYEVLYESTQVDIRCICSLFNYKGYLCRHALNVLNYNGVEEVPSRYILPRWSKDFKCRYLLHHSSSDIDVYDPVYWHNHLYKLALPVAEEGAQSEENYKTTLLALEELLNKFHIVEDNQV from the coding sequence ATGGAAGAAGTTTCTCTCAACACCGAGCCAGTCTTTGACGAAGGGGATGACTATGAATTGGAGGGAGATTTTACCGAGCATGATCATGGAACTggggaaacaaacagaaaaaggGACCCCCGAGAACCTACGGTGGGTTTGGAGTTCGATTCATTTGATGAAGCATATGATTTTTACAATCTCTATGGTAAAGAACAGGGCTTTGGCatcagagtaagcaattcatgGTTcagatcaaagaaaaaagaacggTATCGAGCAAAGCTAAGCTGCAGCAGTGCAGGTTTCAAGAAAAAGAGTGAAGCCAATAATCCAAGACCCGAAACAAGAACTGGTTGTCCTGCAATGGTCGTTATCAGGCTGGTGGACTCCAAAAGGTGGAGAATAGTCGAATTAGAGCTTGAACACAATCATCAGGTGAGTCCACAAATCAAAAGGTTTTACAAGTCGCATAAGAAAATGATTCTTGCTGCCAAAAGTGCTCAACCGCCCCCAGAGCCCGTTACAGAAGTTCATACTATCAAGCTGTATCGAACACCTGTTTTGGACGTTGGGTGCAGTGGATACTCAAATTTTAGTGAAACTGAAGGTTTGAATTCGATCGATCCCTCTAAACACTTGGAACTTAAAGAAGGGGACACTCATGCAGTTTATAACTACTTTTGTCGAATGAAACTGACGAACCCTAATTTCTATTATTTAATGGATCTTGACGACGATGGACGCCTGAGGAATGTGTTTTGGGCTGATGCCAGGTCCAGGGCCGCATATGGCTACTTCTGCGACACGGTTGCAATAGATACAACGTGCTTGGTAAACAAATACGAAATCCCCCTGATTTCATTTGTTGGCGTAAATCACCATGGACAGTCGGTTTTGTTGGGCTGCGGCTTCCTTGGGCAAGAGTTGGAGGAAAATTTTGTTTGGATGCTCAGGGCATGGCTCAAATGCATGCTAGGGCGCCCTCCACAAGTTTTCATTACTGATCAATGCAAGCCCTTGCAAAGTGCAGTGTCTGAGGTTATCCCTAACGCTCGCCACTGCTATTGTTTGTGGTATATCATGCAGAGAGTTCCAGAGAAATTGGGAGGACTGAGGGGATACGACGAAATCAAGAGACAATTGCACAAAGCAGTCTATAATTCCTTGAAGATAGCTGAGTTTGAAACTTCGTGGGCAGAAATGATCAAGCGGCACGAACTAGGGGATAATAGATGGCTTCAGATATTGTACGATGATCGGCAGATGTGGGTTCCGGTGTACTTGAAAGACACATTTCTTGCAGGAATGATCCCTATCCGAGAACAGGAGAGCTCGACTGCATTTTTTGATGGTTATGTGCATAAGCATACGTCTTTCAAGGAATTTGTCGATAAGTACGATCTAGCTCTACATCGGAAGCGCATGAAAGAGGTGGCGGCGGATGTGGAGTCGAGAAGTTCAAGCTTTGAACTAAGAACGAGATGTAATTTCGAGGAACAGCTACGTAATGTGTATACGAAGGAAATTTTCAGGAGGTTCCAGTTGGAGGTTGAGGGCATGTACGCCTGCTTCAACACAAGACAGGTGAATGTGACTGGGTCTATACTAACGTACATAGTCAAGGAACGGGTTGAAGTAGAAGGAAACGAAAAGGAAGTCCGATGCTACGAGGTTTTGTACGAATCAACACAAGTTGATATACGATGCATCTGCAGTTTGTTCAACTACAAAGGTTATCTATGCAGGCATGCATTGAACGTTCTTAACTACAACGGCGTGGAAGAAGTCCCGTCGCGCTATATTCTGCCACGGTGGAGTAAAGATTTCAAGTGCAGGTATCTTCTCCATCACAGCTCGAGTGATATTGACGTGTATGACCCAGTGTACTGGCATAATCATCTATATAAACTTGCCCTTCCCGTTGCGGAAGAAGGGGCACAATCGGAAGAAAATTATAAGACCACCTTACTAGCATTGGAGGAGTTATTGAACAAGTTTCATATTGTGGAGGATAACCAAGTGTAA